The window TCTCAAAACATcagatctaaccatccattccttccatgGCCCACTTTCTTCATATCCTCATGGAAGCGTGTAACCTACAAAAGGGAGAAACCAAAGCAATTAGAACAGTGTGATTTAGTGTAAGTGGGCCACAATTGAATTTCTTCCATATGACCTTGATCAGATGATCAGTTGGGCCTGAGGCCCACCATCCGGTAGAATCATGGGCGCCATATCTATATATCCAACCATCTGATCAAGATCCGACGGTTTGCAACGCCCACTCATCGACTTATGATGAATGTAAGTGTGATCTTACTTCCACATTTCTTCCCGACGGGCCGATTCTTGATGTTGCACCGCTTCGGGACGGTGATCGCCGTCGCGGGGTTGATCCCCACTTGTTTCACTAGGGGTGATAAGAAAACAGCACACAGGCACTGTGGTGAGTTTCCAAGCAATGCTGTTATCTTTGAGCAGCAAGCAGGTGGGACCTGGACCGTCAGATTCCGGGCCGCGCCGGCACATGGGATCAGGCTAGCAGCCGCCATGTTGATCGGCGTGTTGCCACACTCGCCGGCGGCACGTGCAACTTGAACATAAGCATGTGAAGCTAGCAAGAAGAAGATCAAAGTAAGGAGAGGAGTGTTCATGTGGTGGGCCATCTCCTTGTGAAAATCTAAGGTGGGGGGCAATGGCTAACACATGATCTTGCATTGGACATGGAGTGTATATATAGTAGTATGGTGTATATGACATTGGTGGGGTTGTAAGACTAAGTGAGAATAATGATGCATGTTTTAGTGCGGTTGTCCGGTCAGtgtctgatttttttattttaatttttaatttttgtgctCTAATATAATGAGAACTGAAGGCGTGCAGGTGTATGCATGATAACCATTCATGCAACCCTATCTTTCTACCAGCATAAAGCTTTTGTAGGCCATCGGTAGCGTGGAAATGGTAGGTCCCACTTTGAATATCACCCTTCACCAAAATCAGACTGGGTCTGTAATCCATTAAACCACACTGTTGGACAAAAAACACTATGAATCAGCataggtgtggtccattttatgaATGGATTATTCTGATTTTCAAGATGGGTGATATTGATGGTGGGGCTGATCGTTTGTATGGTAGGGATTTACTGAAAAAGGTGTCATATCATCTAGCTTCAAAATCAGGGAAaaacactcatcaggtgggccacgctttGGAAATCAATGTACTGCCATTGATCTGACCTAACGATTAGATGTTGACACCTGATATGTGGATCGACCTGCTTTTCGTGATACGTGATACTCGTGATGGGTCCCACTTTCTGCACAATGTCGTGATGTCCGGCTCAAATGACACGTCAGCGGATGGTGGGGGCGTATATGATCATTCCTCACAATGCTAGTCCCAAGATTAGggcagtttgtacaagtggggtccacagttcGGCAGTCATTTATTAATATGTTTGAGATCagaaccattcatcaggttatTTCTACCTTAGATGGGCCATGACCCAAAAATCGTACGGATCCATTGAAGGATTTTGTGGGAAATAAAATTTAATGCTATAAAAAGCCATCCACAGTTCTTTgatggtggaaaaaaaaaaaccctacaatCCGAGGGTTAAAATAGTCCAATTGGTCTGAATTTTGGAACACTGTCCATTAAAGGTACGGCCTTccagatgaacggatcagatcacaTATAGGTTTTCTATGTATGCAAGTGAAGGAAAAGGTTGTGAGACACTGCCTTGATGCTCTTGAAACGACGGGCATTATATGATATTAAAATCCCACCGTTGATCTTTCAACCACGAGGATGGAATGATGGATAAAGCAGCAATCGATTTCGGGGGATTTTCCAAATCTCTTTCTTCCCCTTTATTCGCCGACTGCTTTTTGACTCTCACGGAAGAGTTCACATGTAGCGAGAAGGTTTGTGTTTATGTCCATCTCAATGGACGGAAAAGCTACTGTCCATCGAGCCACATATGGACCATATGTCATGTGTACACATCATCCGACCTACTAGGAAGGTTGGACTCACCTCAGAGATTGTTGAAGgcaaaaaattaggttgatcaattcatcaggtgagccataacTTTTAATCCGTAGGAAACAATGGACGGCCAATGGATTGACTCTTCAAGCGCGAGTGGCCTACCTCATGAATGATCAGCCAGATTTTTTTACCTAATAATTTCATGGTGGGGGAAACCTTTTCAACGGATCGGATGTTATATTCGTATGACACGATGGCGGCAACCGTGATGCGGAAGTTCTTCCAGGGGTAGGATGTGGCCTGCATCATCCTGTGGCCATGATTGGGAAATCTCTACCGTTGATATGAAGGATTCTTCGATAGATGAGTCATCCatgaaaaaatataaaagcaaagCAAGATTGGATGGGAGGAATCACTTAATCTGTGAAACGTCT of the Magnolia sinica isolate HGM2019 chromosome 7, MsV1, whole genome shotgun sequence genome contains:
- the LOC131252168 gene encoding non-specific lipid transfer protein GPI-anchored 15-like → MAHHMNTPLLTLIFFLLASHAYVQVARAAGECGNTPINMAAASLIPCAGAARNLTVQVPPACCSKITALLGNSPQCLCAVFLSPLVKQVGINPATAITVPKRCNIKNRPVGKKCGSYTLP